A region of Corvus cornix cornix isolate S_Up_H32 chromosome 3, ASM73873v5, whole genome shotgun sequence DNA encodes the following proteins:
- the LOC109144749 gene encoding T-cell activation Rho GTPase-activating protein-like — MDSSNLAICIGPNMLSPGTDNALPLEVQKEMNDKVTVLVEFLINNCSEIFEEDIAFPACALAEESPEHTDSSTGMRRDWGCH, encoded by the exons ATGGACTCCAGCAACCTGGCCATCTGCATTGGCCCAAATATGCTGAGCCCGGGGACAGACAACGCGCTCCCGCTGGAAGTGCAGAAGGAGATGAACGACAAG GTGACAGTGTTGGTGGAGTTCCTCATAAACAACTGCTCGGAAATATTTGAGGAAGACATTGCCTTTCCTGCCTGTGCCTTGGCTGAGGAGTCACCAGAGCACACAGACAGCTCCACAGGTATGAGAAGGGACTGGGGATGTCATTGA